The following are encoded in a window of Ranitomeya variabilis isolate aRanVar5 chromosome 8, aRanVar5.hap1, whole genome shotgun sequence genomic DNA:
- the LOC143787533 gene encoding protein kinase C theta type-like: MNVFGCQKIRGFQGTPGYMAPEMARRQPYNYTVDLFAFGVTVYQMATGYSPFYSGSCLRRVAYSVTCDKPCYPNTMDSQLRDVIERLLCKTPKKRQDVCSNLKGHPFFSPINWKELEAGRSLPPFTMKPIPVLETSKQIELDQVMSGIEAQEPPITPKDQRLFCGFSYISNRWKSIESRRNNSNGNIT; the protein is encoded by the exons ATGAATGTATTTGGCTGTCAGAAGATCAGAGGCTTTCAAGGCACTCCTGGCTATATGGCTCCTGAG ATGGCTCGTCGACAGCCCTATAATTACACTGTTGACCTGTTCGCTTTTGGGGTCACAGTCTACCAAATGGCCACAGGATATTCCCCGTTTTACTCTGGTTCGTGTTTACGAAGGGTTGCCTATTCAGTGACATGTGATAAACCTTGCTATCCAAACACCATGGATTCTCAGCTGAGGGATGTCATAGAGAGA CTCTTGTGTAAAACACCAAAGAAGAGGCAGGATGTTTGCAGCAATTTAAAAGGACATCCATTCTTCTCGCCCATAAACTGGAAGGAATTAGAGGCGGGAAGGTCACTTCCACCATTTACAATGAAACCT ATCCCAGTTTTGGAAACCAGCAAACAAATTGAATTGGACCAAGTGATGTCTGGCATTGAAGCTCAGGAACCACCTATAACCCCGAAGGACCAGCGGCTGTTCTGTGGCTTCTCCTACATCAGCAACAGGTGGAAGAGCATTGAAAGCCGCAGAAATAACAGCAATGGAAATATAACTTAG
- the LOC143787614 gene encoding protein kinase C theta type-like: MNVFGCQKIRGFQGTPGYMAPEMARRQPYNYTVDLFAFGVTVYQMATGYSPFYSGSCLRRVAYSVTCDKPCYPNTMDSQLRDVIERLLCKTPKKRQDVCSNLKGHPFFSPINWKELEAGRSLPPFTMTPIPVLETSKQIELDQVMSGIEAQEPPITPKDQRLFCGFSYISNRWKSIESRRNNSNGNIT, translated from the exons ATGAATGTATTTGGCTGTCAGAAGATCAGAGGCTTTCAAGGCACTCCTGGCTATATGGCTCCTGAG ATGGCTCGTCGACAGCCCTATAATTACACTGTTGACCTGTTCGCTTTTGGGGTCACAGTCTACCAAATGGCCACAGGATATTCCCCGTTTTACTCTGGTTCGTGTTTACGAAGGGTTGCCTATTCAGTGACATGTGATAAACCTTGCTATCCAAACACCATGGATTCTCAGCTGAGGGATGTCATAGAGAGA CTCTTGTGTAAAACACCAAAGAAGAGGCAGGATGTTTGCAGCAATTTAAAAGGACATCCATTCTTCTCGCCCATAAACTGGAAGGAATTAGAGGCGGGAAGGTCACTTCCACCATTTACAATGACACCT ATCCCAGTTTTGGAAACCAGCAAACAAATTGAATTGGACCAAGTGATGTCTGGCATTGAAGCTCAGGAACCACCTATAACCCCGAAGGACCAGCGGCTGTTCTGTGGCTTCTCCTACATCAGCAACAGGTGGAAGAGCATTGAAAGCCGCAGAAATAACAGCAATGGAAATATAACTTAG